One window of the Alphaproteobacteria bacterium genome contains the following:
- a CDS encoding FkbM family methyltransferase translates to MTNRLLTSVRRRLADWRYPAGYRVARRGGATWLLNHRHFIDRHMLFDGDYEVAQRVKLFDLARSHDCAVFVDIGANFGLYSVQAALHGSFGSIHAFEPDARNLACLRANLHLNGLLDRVLVHEVALSDHDGNVSFSAAGDKFTGQSRVLGAKTADSIDIPARRLDSLFRPGGGYCLKIDVEGHEIAVLEGARALLADEAWVIQVECLEAKDTRVATFLAALGGEDAGRIGQDRYFVKARAASPAT, encoded by the coding sequence GTGACCAATCGACTGCTGACCAGTGTGCGCCGTCGCCTCGCGGATTGGCGCTATCCGGCAGGCTACCGCGTGGCCCGGCGCGGCGGCGCGACGTGGCTGCTCAATCATCGCCACTTCATCGATCGTCACATGCTGTTCGATGGCGACTACGAAGTGGCCCAACGGGTAAAACTGTTCGATCTGGCCAGATCCCACGATTGTGCGGTTTTTGTGGATATCGGGGCGAATTTCGGGCTTTACAGCGTCCAAGCAGCCCTGCACGGGTCGTTCGGGAGCATCCATGCTTTTGAACCGGATGCGCGAAATTTGGCCTGTCTACGCGCAAATTTGCACCTAAATGGGCTTCTTGACCGGGTTCTTGTCCACGAAGTGGCGCTTTCCGACCATGACGGAAATGTCTCATTTTCGGCTGCAGGCGATAAATTTACCGGCCAAAGTCGTGTTTTGGGCGCCAAGACGGCCGATTCAATCGATATTCCGGCCCGCCGCCTGGACAGCCTTTTTCGGCCCGGCGGAGGTTATTGTCTGAAAATCGATGTCGAAGGACACGAAATCGCCGTCCTTGAGGGTGCCCGCGCCCTGTTGGCGGACGAAGCTTGGGTTATCCAGGTCGAGTGTCTGGAGGCAAAGGACACCCGCGTCGCGACGTTCCTTGCCGCCCTTGGCGGCGAAGACGCGGGCCGGATCGGCCAGGACCGCTATTTCGTCAAGGCCCGTGCCGCATCCCCCGCGACCTAA
- a CDS encoding VCBS domain-containing protein yields the protein MVDDRNETPDTPVAAGEGTAPITLNAAGVSTLTVPHGAMLLNAQFARAGTELQLTGQNGEQVMVQNFFGTEMAPVLMTEGGGKIMPDVAEALAGPDILGGGEGDATLMGQSDQPIGTVDTAEGGVFATRADGTRVELNEGDPVYQGDVLETDDTGAVSVTFIDNTEFALDEGARMTLDEMVFDANTGEGSSTFTVVQGVFTFVSGQVAKSGSDAMTVNTPVATIGIRGTKVAIKAGSEDEDTVITLLQEDSGHIGEIAVTNDAGTQVLNQANQTVFIESALVAPTQPAILPSEQLRSIFTDNANDTRGLWRYEEGEQGRNDGGDLEQTIDEAKEAAAEEGADEDTVDNAEAAAELAFELALAEGLDEEEALQEAAEAFQNALVDQGAADSLIETAAGGDDAGGPDDDFGGGDSVFDYNPSAGFGGTQGGLSQGGGGPGAPVTGFQPTSQNNTVFDPVIRGGAGDDTLTGTEGDDQFDAGAGNDTINALGGDDIVDAGAGNDTVFGGAGDDTIDGGTGNDTLHGGADDDDISGGAGNDTIFGGTGDDDIEGGDGNDTIFGGAGEDNIDAGDGDDFIGTSDDDGSDDVYDGGDGIDTVSFAADTEGVTVNLDEDDNDEFDIDANTARGDATGEDEIENVENIVTGSGDDVIIGQTGEANTINAGAGDDLVIGGEGDTLIGGAGTDTLRISMTRAEFEDPAFQAEVAAYRADPSTPFHFNSIDMDVETFELLQIEVDGTIIAAEPPTLSVGDVYGVEDSAILLGLGASLNDTDGAEVLEVQVSGLPEGSTLHFIDDNGVAQSIAITDGEGSIEISGASQALLDTLAVTPPAGDSGDFQINVTATAVEADGSISSVSDSFNVIVNGIPTVLPDSIAGTEDAGVLVGSLTDDIGGEGTFDRDSDDLEFSIDGVTADANGDYVVATPEGTLTLHADGTYEFAIDASQQSLDDGESAVAQFTIVATDNGQPVLFDDNTLTVTITGSNDGPVASAELVTGGEDAGQLTGNLDATDIDGDDLTFSLQGDGEGEYGQLTVNADGSYTFDIGDAAQGLDDGESAVETFTYEVTDGDVVSTQTIQVTITGSNDGPVAQAEAVSGSEDAGQLTGNLAATDIDGDSLTFSLDPSETGTGQYGDLTVNADGSYTFDLNAAAQTLDDGETAVETFTYQVSDGDETVTQAIQVTITGSNDAPVATAETIAGTEDSGVLSGNLDATDIDGENVTFTVDGHTPDANGVTTVPVQGTVGGQTVTVGLLIVAADGAYTFTPDNAALQGLGPDDQVQVDLTFTASDGTASDSDTLSITLQGTDDNLVALAEIVQGTEDSSVLTGNLDATDPEGGEISFGISGVEPDGTTGATTVAVQGTVNGETVTVGQLVVQQDGSYAFTPDNAALQGLDDGEEVDVDLTFTASDGANVSENTLSITLTGSNDGPVATAEVISGGEDAGQLTGNLEATDVEGDDLTFSLQGDGEGQYGQLTVNADGSYTFDIAEAAQGLDDGESAVETFTYEVTDGDVTSTQTISVTITGSNDGPVAQAEFVTGSEDAGTVTGNLTATDIDGDDLTFGLASGEDGAGQYGTLTVNADGSYSFAVNENAQSLDDGETAVETFTYQVSDGDETVTQTISVAITGSNDGPIAQAEAVTGGEDAGQLSGNLDATDVEGDDLTFSLQGDGAGQYGQLTVNADGSYTFDIAEAAQGLDDGESAVETFTYEVSDGDVTTTQTIQVTITGSNDGPVAQAESVSGGEDAGQLTGNLDAADVDGDDLTFSLQGDGEGQFGQLTVNADGSYTFDIAEAAQGLDDGESAVETFTYEVTDGDVTSTQTITVTITGSNDGPVAQAESVSGTEDAGQLTGNLDAADVDGDDLTFSLQGDGEGQYGQLTVNTDGSYTFDIASNAQSLDDGESVVETFTYEVTDGDVVSTQTIQVTITGSNDGPVAQAETVTGTEDAGQLTGNLDAADVDGDDLTFSLQGDGEGQYGQLTVNADGSYTFDIADAAQGLDDGESAVETFTYEVTDGDVVSTQTITVTITGSNDGPVAQAETVSGNEDAGQLTGNLDAADVDGDELTFSLQGDGEGQYGQLTVNADGSYTFDIAEAAQGLDDGESAVETFTYEVTDGDVTSTQTITVTITGSNDGPVAQAETVAGNEDAGQLTGNLDAADVDGDDLTFSLQGDGEGQYGQLTVNADGSYTFDIAEAAQGLDDGESAVETFTYEVTDGDVTSTQTITVTITGSNDGPVAQAEAVSGSEDAGQLTGNLDAADVDGDDLTFSLQGDGEGQYGQLTVNADGSYTFDIADAAQGLDDGESAVETFTYEVTDGDVTSTQTITVTITGSNDGPVAQAETVTGNEDAGQLTGNLDAADVDGDDLTFSLQGDGEGQYGQLTVNADGSYTFDIAEAAQGLDDGESAAETFTYEVTDGDVTTTQTITVTITGSNDGPVAQAETVTGNEDAGQLTGNLDAADVDGDDLTFSLQGDGEGQYGQLTVNADGSYTFDIAEAAQGLDDGESAVETFTYEVTDGDVVSTQTITVTITGSNDGPVA from the coding sequence GTGGTAGACGATCGCAACGAGACACCCGACACGCCTGTGGCGGCTGGCGAGGGCACGGCCCCGATTACACTGAACGCTGCGGGTGTCAGCACCCTGACCGTCCCGCACGGCGCGATGCTCCTGAACGCCCAGTTCGCCCGTGCAGGCACCGAACTTCAGCTCACCGGTCAGAACGGCGAGCAGGTCATGGTGCAGAATTTCTTCGGCACCGAAATGGCCCCGGTTCTGATGACCGAGGGCGGTGGCAAAATCATGCCCGACGTGGCCGAAGCGTTGGCCGGCCCCGACATCCTCGGCGGCGGCGAGGGCGATGCCACTCTGATGGGGCAAAGCGATCAACCGATCGGCACCGTCGATACGGCCGAGGGCGGCGTCTTCGCGACTCGCGCCGATGGCACGCGTGTCGAACTGAACGAAGGCGATCCGGTCTATCAGGGCGATGTGCTCGAGACCGACGATACCGGCGCGGTGAGCGTCACCTTTATCGACAACACGGAATTCGCGCTCGACGAAGGCGCGCGCATGACCCTCGACGAAATGGTGTTCGACGCGAACACCGGCGAAGGGTCGTCGACCTTCACCGTGGTTCAGGGCGTCTTCACCTTCGTTTCGGGCCAGGTCGCCAAGTCCGGCTCCGATGCGATGACGGTCAATACGCCGGTCGCCACCATCGGTATTCGCGGCACCAAGGTCGCGATCAAGGCGGGTTCCGAAGACGAAGACACCGTTATCACGCTGTTGCAGGAAGACTCCGGTCACATCGGCGAAATCGCCGTCACCAACGATGCCGGCACCCAGGTGCTAAACCAAGCCAACCAGACCGTCTTCATCGAAAGCGCGCTGGTCGCGCCGACCCAGCCGGCGATTCTGCCGTCCGAACAGCTCCGCAGCATCTTTACCGACAACGCCAACGACACCCGTGGCCTGTGGCGCTACGAAGAGGGCGAGCAGGGCCGCAACGACGGCGGCGACCTCGAGCAAACGATCGACGAGGCGAAGGAGGCGGCGGCCGAAGAGGGTGCCGACGAAGACACAGTCGATAACGCCGAGGCCGCAGCCGAACTCGCGTTCGAACTCGCGCTGGCCGAAGGGTTGGATGAAGAAGAAGCGTTGCAAGAGGCCGCCGAGGCGTTCCAAAACGCTTTGGTCGATCAGGGCGCGGCCGACTCGCTCATCGAAACTGCCGCGGGCGGTGACGACGCCGGCGGTCCGGACGACGACTTCGGCGGCGGCGACAGCGTGTTCGACTACAACCCGAGCGCCGGCTTTGGCGGCACCCAGGGCGGCCTCAGCCAGGGCGGCGGGGGGCCGGGCGCGCCGGTCACGGGTTTCCAGCCCACCAGCCAGAACAACACGGTCTTCGATCCGGTGATTCGCGGTGGCGCGGGCGACGATACCCTCACCGGCACCGAGGGCGACGATCAGTTCGACGCCGGTGCGGGCAACGATACGATCAATGCGCTTGGCGGCGACGACATCGTCGATGCCGGTGCTGGCAACGACACTGTTTTCGGCGGCGCGGGCGACGACACGATCGACGGCGGCACAGGTAACGACACGCTCCACGGTGGCGCGGACGACGACGATATCTCGGGCGGCGCGGGCAACGACACGATCTTTGGTGGCACTGGCGACGACGACATCGAGGGCGGCGACGGCAACGATACGATTTTCGGCGGGGCCGGCGAGGACAACATCGACGCGGGTGACGGCGACGATTTTATCGGCACTTCCGACGATGACGGCTCGGACGATGTCTACGACGGCGGCGACGGGATCGATACCGTCTCCTTCGCGGCCGATACCGAGGGTGTGACCGTCAACCTCGACGAAGACGACAACGACGAGTTCGACATCGACGCCAACACCGCGCGCGGCGATGCCACCGGCGAAGACGAAATCGAAAATGTCGAGAACATCGTCACGGGCTCGGGCGACGACGTCATCATCGGGCAGACCGGCGAAGCCAATACGATCAATGCGGGCGCAGGCGACGACCTTGTCATCGGCGGTGAGGGAGACACGCTGATCGGTGGCGCCGGGACCGACACCCTGCGTATTTCCATGACCCGCGCGGAGTTCGAGGATCCGGCCTTCCAGGCCGAGGTTGCGGCCTACCGCGCCGACCCCAGCACGCCGTTCCATTTCAACTCTATCGACATGGATGTCGAGACGTTCGAGCTCCTTCAGATCGAAGTCGACGGCACCATCATCGCTGCCGAACCGCCGACGCTTTCGGTTGGCGACGTCTATGGCGTTGAGGATTCTGCCATCCTGCTTGGGCTGGGCGCGTCGCTGAACGACACCGACGGGGCCGAGGTGCTTGAGGTTCAAGTCAGCGGCTTGCCCGAGGGCTCGACCCTGCACTTCATCGACGACAATGGCGTTGCCCAGTCGATCGCGATCACCGACGGCGAGGGCTCGATCGAGATTTCCGGCGCCTCTCAGGCGTTGCTCGATACCCTGGCAGTGACCCCGCCTGCGGGTGACTCCGGCGACTTCCAAATCAACGTGACCGCAACGGCGGTCGAGGCCGACGGGTCGATCTCGTCGGTATCCGACAGCTTCAACGTCATCGTCAACGGTATCCCGACCGTTCTGCCCGATTCCATCGCGGGCACCGAGGACGCCGGCGTGTTGGTCGGCAGCCTGACCGACGACATCGGCGGCGAGGGTACCTTCGACCGCGACAGCGACGATCTCGAATTCAGCATTGACGGTGTTACCGCCGATGCCAACGGCGACTATGTCGTTGCGACGCCCGAAGGCACGCTGACGCTGCATGCCGACGGCACCTACGAATTCGCCATTGACGCCTCGCAGCAATCCCTGGACGACGGCGAGAGCGCGGTTGCTCAGTTCACCATCGTCGCGACCGACAACGGCCAGCCGGTCCTGTTCGACGATAACACCTTGACGGTCACGATCACCGGCTCCAACGACGGGCCGGTCGCGAGCGCAGAGTTGGTGACGGGCGGCGAAGACGCCGGCCAGTTGACCGGCAATCTCGACGCCACCGACATCGACGGCGACGATCTGACGTTCAGCCTGCAGGGCGACGGCGAGGGCGAGTACGGGCAGCTGACGGTCAACGCCGACGGCTCCTACACCTTCGATATCGGCGACGCGGCGCAAGGCCTGGACGACGGCGAGAGCGCGGTCGAGACCTTCACCTACGAAGTGACCGACGGAGATGTCGTCAGCACCCAAACCATTCAGGTGACGATCACCGGATCGAACGACGGGCCCGTAGCGCAAGCAGAGGCTGTATCCGGTTCAGAGGACGCCGGTCAGTTGACGGGCAACCTCGCCGCCACCGACATCGACGGCGATTCGCTCACCTTCAGTCTCGATCCCAGCGAGACCGGCACTGGCCAGTACGGCGATCTGACGGTCAATGCAGATGGTTCCTACACCTTCGACTTGAACGCCGCCGCGCAGACCCTGGACGACGGCGAAACCGCGGTCGAGACCTTTACCTATCAGGTCAGCGACGGCGACGAGACCGTTACCCAAGCGATCCAAGTCACGATCACCGGCTCGAACGATGCCCCGGTCGCTACCGCCGAAACGATCGCCGGCACCGAAGACAGCGGCGTCCTGAGCGGCAACTTGGATGCCACCGACATCGACGGCGAGAATGTGACCTTTACCGTCGACGGCCACACGCCCGATGCGAACGGCGTCACCACGGTTCCCGTTCAGGGAACAGTCGGCGGTCAGACCGTCACCGTCGGCTTGCTCATCGTTGCGGCGGACGGCGCCTACACCTTCACCCCCGACAACGCCGCTCTCCAAGGGCTCGGTCCGGACGACCAGGTCCAGGTCGACCTGACCTTCACCGCGAGCGACGGCACTGCAAGCGATAGCGATACCCTGTCGATCACCCTTCAGGGCACCGACGACAACTTGGTCGCGCTCGCGGAAATCGTCCAAGGCACCGAGGACAGCAGCGTCCTGACCGGTAATCTCGATGCCACCGACCCCGAAGGTGGCGAAATCAGCTTTGGCATCTCCGGCGTCGAACCCGACGGCACGACCGGCGCCACTACGGTCGCGGTCCAGGGTACGGTCAACGGCGAAACCGTCACGGTCGGCCAACTGGTCGTCCAGCAGGACGGCTCCTACGCCTTCACGCCTGATAACGCCGCCCTTCAGGGTCTCGACGACGGCGAGGAGGTCGATGTCGATCTCACCTTCACCGCGAGCGACGGGGCCAACGTTTCCGAAAACACCCTCAGCATCACATTGACCGGCTCCAACGACGGCCCGGTGGCTACCGCCGAGGTTATCTCGGGCGGCGAAGACGCAGGGCAACTCACCGGCAACTTGGAGGCAACTGACGTCGAGGGCGACGACCTGACGTTCAGCCTGCAAGGCGACGGCGAAGGCCAGTACGGGCAGCTCACCGTCAATGCCGACGGGTCCTACACCTTCGATATCGCCGAAGCGGCGCAAGGCCTCGACGATGGCGAATCCGCGGTCGAGACGTTCACTTACGAAGTGACCGATGGCGACGTCACCAGCACCCAGACGATCAGTGTCACGATCACCGGGTCCAACGACGGTCCGGTCGCACAGGCCGAATTCGTGACCGGCAGTGAAGATGCGGGCACGGTGACGGGCAACCTCACCGCCACCGATATCGACGGCGACGATTTGACCTTTGGGCTCGCGTCGGGCGAAGACGGCGCCGGCCAATACGGCACGCTGACGGTCAACGCCGATGGCTCCTACAGCTTCGCGGTCAATGAAAATGCGCAAAGCCTCGACGACGGCGAGACCGCGGTCGAGACCTTCACCTATCAGGTGAGCGACGGCGACGAGACCGTTACCCAGACCATTTCAGTCGCGATCACCGGCAGCAACGACGGACCCATCGCGCAAGCCGAAGCGGTTACGGGCGGCGAAGACGCCGGCCAGTTGAGCGGCAACTTGGATGCCACGGATGTCGAGGGCGACGACCTGACGTTCAGCCTGCAGGGCGACGGCGCCGGGCAGTACGGACAACTGACAGTCAACGCCGATGGCTCCTACACCTTCGATATTGCCGAAGCGGCACAGGGTCTCGACGACGGGGAATCCGCAGTCGAGACGTTCACCTACGAAGTGAGCGACGGCGACGTAACCACGACCCAAACGATCCAAGTGACGATCACTGGCTCGAACGACGGCCCCGTGGCACAGGCGGAGTCTGTCTCCGGCGGCGAAGACGCCGGGCAACTCACCGGCAACCTCGATGCGGCGGACGTGGACGGCGACGACCTGACGTTCTCGCTCCAGGGCGACGGGGAAGGCCAGTTCGGTCAGCTCACTGTTAACGCCGACGGTTCCTACACCTTCGACATTGCCGAAGCGGCGCAAGGGTTGGATGACGGTGAGAGCGCGGTTGAGACGTTCACCTATGAGGTCACCGACGGGGACGTCACGAGCACCCAGACGATCACGGTGACGATCACCGGGTCCAACGACGGTCCGGTGGCACAGGCCGAATCCGTCTCCGGCACCGAGGACGCCGGCCAACTGACCGGCAACTTGGATGCGGCGGACGTGGACGGCGACGACCTGACGTTCAGCCTGCAGGGCGACGGCGAGGGCCAGTACGGGCAGCTGACGGTCAATACAGATGGTTCCTACACCTTCGATATCGCTTCCAACGCCCAATCGTTGGATGATGGCGAGAGCGTTGTCGAGACCTTCACGTATGAAGTGACGGACGGGGACGTTGTCTCGACGCAGACGATCCAAGTCACGATCACCGGGTCCAATGATGGCCCGGTGGCACAGGCCGAGACGGTGACAGGCACCGAGGATGCGGGTCAACTGACCGGCAACCTCGATGCCGCGGACGTGGACGGCGACGATCTGACGTTCAGCCTGCAGGGCGACGGGGAAGGCCAGTATGGCCAACTGACGGTGAATGCCGACGGTTCCTACACGTTCGATATCGCCGATGCGGCCCAAGGGCTGGATGACGGCGAATCTGCGGTCGAGACCTTCACGTATGAAGTGACTGACGGCGACGTTGTCTCGACGCAGACGATCACGGTGACGATCACCGGGTCCAACGACGGGCCGGTGGCACAGGCCGAGACAGTCTCGGGCAATGAAGATGCGGGCCAACTCACCGGCAATCTCGATGCAGCCGATGTGGACGGCGACGAACTAACGTTCAGCCTGCAGGGCGACGGCGAGGGCCAGTACGGCCAGCTCACTGTCAACGCTGACGGTTCCTACACGTTCGACATCGCCGAGGCGGCGCAAGGGTTGGACGACGGCGAGAGCGCGGTCGAGACCTTTACCTACGAAGTAACCGACGGCGACGTCACGAGTACCCAGACGATCACGGTGACGATCACCGGGTCCAACGATGGGCCGGTCGCGCAGGCCGAGACGGTTGCCGGCAACGAAGATGCCGGCCAACTGACCGGCAACCTCGATGCGGCGGACGTCGATGGTGATGATCTGACGTTCTCGCTCCAGGGCGACGGGGAAGGCCAGTACGGTCAGCTCACCGTCAACGCCGACGGCAGCTACACGTTCGACATCGCCGAAGCGGCCCAAGGGCTGGATGACGGCGAATCTGCGGTTGAGACCTTCACGTATGAAGTGACGGATGGGGATGTCACGAGCACCCAGACGATCACGGTGACGATCACCGGGTCCAACGACGGGCCAGTGGCGCAAGCCGAGGCGGTGTCGGGTTCCGAGGATGCGGGTCAACTGACCGGCAACTTGGATGCAGCCGATGTCGACGGCGACGACCTGACGTTCTCGCTGCAGGGCGACGGGGAAGGCCAGTACGGCCAACTCACCGTGAACGCCGACGGTTCCTACACGTTCGACATCGCCGATGCGGCGCAAGGCCTGGATGACGGCGAGTCTGCGGTTGAGACGTTCACCTACGAGGTCACCGACGGCGACGTTACGAGCACCCAGACGATCACCGTGACGATCACCGGGTCCAACGATGGGCCGGTGGCGCAAGCCGAGACGGTGACGGGCAATGAAGATGCCGGCCAGCTGACCGGCAACTTGGATGCGGCCGACGTCGATGGTGATGATCTGACGTTCTCGCTGCAGGGCGACGGCGAGGGCCAGTACGGCCAGCTCACTGTCAACGCTGACGGTTCCTACACGTTCGACATCGCCGAGGCGGCGCAAGGGTTGGACGACGGCGAGAGCGCGGCCGAGACCTTTACCTACGAAGTAACCGACGGCGACGTCACCACTACCCAGACGATCACCGTGACGATCACCGGGTCCAACGATGGGCCGGTGGCGCAAGCCGAGACGGTGACGGGCAATGAAGATGCCGGCCAGCTGACCGGCAACTTGGATGCGGCGGACGTCGATGGCGACGACTTGACGTTCTCGCTCCAGGGCGACGGCGAGGGGCAGTACGGCCAACTCACCGTGAACGCCGACGGTTCCTACACGTTCGATATCGCCGAAGCGGCGCAAGGG